A section of the Ornithinimicrobium sufpigmenti genome encodes:
- a CDS encoding RNB domain-containing ribonuclease yields MVQTATTLASDLSTPTGQLLEQTFHAIREEQEVREDFPVEVLEEVRRTMADPDLPGRDETDVEFVTIDPPGSMDLDQAMHIERAGEGWRVRYAIADVPAFVRIGGAVDQEVRLRGQTIYCPDRRIPLHPPELSEAAASLLPGQTCPAYVWDIVLSADGRRAAAEVYRAMVRSRRRYDYEETQRLVDSGEAEETLLLLKEVGEARISRELERGGASLPMPQQEVHQDGDSYVLRLRPLLASEDWNAQISLLSGMVAGQMMLDGGVGILRTMPPPDDRAVARFRREAAALGESWPRDMTYGEFLRTLDRTDPAHLAIINAATTLFRGAAYTAFDGVLPAEEEQVQAALAAPYAHVTAPLRRLVDRYALAVCEALSAGREVPDWVREALPDLPAVMRESDQRARAVDRACVSAVEAAVLRDRVGQTFEAMVVDETDRGNVIVQLLDPPVSEPAMGRAEVGTMATVRVDAADIRARTVELSVVSDTGETSVTGETSVTGETIDTAAAADGHEAAEAS; encoded by the coding sequence ATGGTGCAGACGGCGACGACACTGGCGAGCGACCTCAGCACGCCGACCGGGCAGCTGCTCGAGCAGACCTTCCACGCGATCCGGGAGGAGCAGGAGGTGCGGGAGGACTTCCCCGTCGAGGTGCTCGAGGAGGTCCGGAGGACCATGGCCGACCCGGACCTGCCCGGGCGGGACGAGACCGATGTCGAGTTCGTGACGATCGACCCGCCCGGCTCGATGGACCTGGACCAGGCGATGCACATCGAGCGGGCGGGGGAGGGCTGGCGGGTGCGCTACGCCATCGCCGACGTGCCCGCCTTCGTCCGGATCGGAGGTGCCGTCGACCAGGAGGTGCGGCTGCGCGGTCAGACGATCTACTGCCCCGACCGACGGATCCCGCTGCACCCGCCGGAGCTGAGCGAGGCGGCGGCCAGCCTGCTGCCCGGCCAGACCTGTCCGGCCTACGTCTGGGACATCGTCCTGTCGGCCGACGGTCGTCGAGCCGCTGCCGAGGTCTACCGGGCGATGGTCCGGTCCCGCCGTCGCTACGACTATGAGGAGACCCAACGCCTGGTCGACTCGGGTGAGGCCGAAGAGACCCTGCTGCTGCTCAAGGAGGTCGGCGAGGCCCGGATCAGCCGCGAGCTGGAGCGGGGTGGCGCCAGCCTGCCGATGCCGCAGCAGGAGGTGCACCAGGACGGGGACAGCTACGTCCTGCGCCTGCGGCCGCTGCTGGCCAGCGAGGACTGGAACGCCCAGATCTCCCTGCTGTCCGGGATGGTCGCCGGACAGATGATGCTCGACGGCGGCGTCGGCATCCTGCGCACGATGCCGCCCCCGGACGACCGTGCCGTCGCCCGCTTCCGCCGCGAGGCGGCCGCGCTGGGCGAGTCGTGGCCGCGGGACATGACGTACGGCGAGTTCCTGCGCACGCTGGACCGGACCGACCCGGCTCACCTGGCGATCATCAACGCCGCGACCACGTTGTTCCGGGGCGCGGCATACACGGCCTTCGACGGGGTGCTGCCGGCGGAGGAGGAGCAGGTGCAGGCGGCGCTCGCCGCCCCCTACGCCCACGTGACGGCGCCCCTGCGCCGGCTCGTGGACCGGTACGCACTGGCCGTTTGCGAGGCGCTCAGCGCCGGGCGGGAGGTGCCGGACTGGGTGCGGGAGGCGCTGCCCGACCTCCCGGCCGTCATGCGGGAGAGCGACCAGCGTGCCCGCGCGGTGGACCGCGCGTGCGTGAGCGCCGTCGAGGCGGCCGTCCTGCGGGACCGGGTGGGGCAGACCTTCGAGGCGATGGTGGTCGACGAGACCGACCGAGGCAACGTGATCGTCCAACTCCTGGACCCCCCGGTGAGCGAGCCCGCCATGGGACGTGCCGAGGTCGGCACGATGGCGACCGTACGGGTCGACGCTGCCGACATCCGTGCCCGCACGGTGGAGCTGAGCGTCGTGAGCGACACGGGAGAGACGAGCGTCACGGGAGAGACGAGCGTCACGGGAGAGACGATCGACACGGCCGCGGCGGCCGACGGACACGAGGCGGCCGAGGCGTCGTGA
- a CDS encoding peroxiredoxin has product MTATGAAPPAVGERAPELVLPDQRGELVRLSEVVADRHALVVFFPFAFSSICTGELLDIQLNIDEFVNDKVQVLAVSCDSTYSLRAWAAHEGYRFPLLSDFWPHGRAARDWGVFDETSGRARRGTFLVDPSQTVRWSLQLGTGQTREVGVLHRAVRDL; this is encoded by the coding sequence ATGACCGCCACGGGCGCGGCACCCCCAGCGGTCGGGGAGCGTGCGCCCGAGCTGGTCCTCCCGGACCAGCGCGGGGAGCTGGTCCGGCTCTCCGAGGTGGTGGCCGACCGGCACGCCCTCGTCGTCTTCTTCCCCTTCGCCTTCTCCTCGATCTGCACCGGCGAGCTGCTGGACATCCAGCTCAACATCGACGAGTTCGTCAACGACAAGGTCCAGGTGCTCGCCGTCTCGTGCGACTCCACCTACTCCCTGCGGGCGTGGGCTGCGCACGAGGGCTACCGCTTCCCGCTGCTGTCCGACTTCTGGCCGCACGGCCGGGCGGCCCGCGACTGGGGGGTGTTCGACGAGACCTCGGGGAGGGCTCGTCGTGGCACCTTCCTCGTCGACCCCTCACAGACCGTCCGATGGAGCCTGCAGCTGGGGACCGGCCAGACCCGGGAGGTGGGGGTCCTGCACCGGGCCGTGCGGGACCTGTAG
- a CDS encoding DUF3052 domain-containing protein, with protein sequence MEGNEKASEQTSTTDGPMGAALRKLGLRPGQIVVEYGYDDDVEESVREAVEALVEGPLEDEDYDGVVDVVLLWWRDGDGDLTDELVDSLTTLEEGGSIVLLTPGTGRPDRVAAPDVQEACNTCSLSASGVVPVEGWVGQRLVGRR encoded by the coding sequence ATGGAAGGCAACGAGAAGGCGAGCGAGCAGACGTCCACGACCGACGGCCCGATGGGGGCTGCCCTGCGCAAGCTGGGTCTGCGTCCCGGTCAGATCGTGGTCGAGTACGGCTACGACGACGACGTCGAGGAGTCGGTGCGGGAGGCCGTCGAGGCGCTGGTCGAGGGTCCCCTGGAGGACGAGGACTATGACGGGGTCGTGGACGTGGTGCTGCTGTGGTGGCGCGACGGGGACGGCGACCTCACCGACGAGCTGGTCGACTCGCTGACCACGCTGGAGGAGGGCGGCAGCATCGTCCTGCTCACCCCCGGCACGGGTCGCCCCGACCGGGTGGCCGCGCCCGACGTGCAGGAGGCCTGCAACACCTGCTCGCTGAGCGCGTCCGGCGTCGTGCCGGTGGAGGGCTGGGTGGGGCAGCGCCTCGTGGGCCGACGATGA
- a CDS encoding Nif3-like dinuclear metal center hexameric protein, with product MDNSRDGGEAPDGVRLRDVVALLEEFYPPRTAQSWDRVGLVAGDPEQPVGTILLAVDPTLDVVAEAVALGADLIVTHHPLLLKGIHSVATTTAKGATITDLLVNDIALYCAHTNADVADPGVGQALAAACGLVDTAPLQIAEDQELGRVGDLPEPVSLQQLASRLAERLPATAGGIRVSGRPEAQVRRVAVLGGAGDSSFGAVRRSGADVYVTADLRHHPALEAREEARAAARAGGPGTPYLVDAGHYATEWLWLPGLRERLAARLGASVDIRLSTVRTDPWDFVVGASGPEHHRPQNHPTDHGGMP from the coding sequence GTGGACAACAGCAGAGATGGTGGCGAGGCGCCCGACGGGGTGCGGCTGCGCGACGTGGTCGCGCTGCTGGAGGAGTTCTACCCCCCGCGCACGGCGCAGTCGTGGGACCGCGTCGGTCTCGTGGCGGGGGACCCGGAGCAGCCGGTCGGCACGATCCTGCTGGCGGTGGACCCCACCCTCGACGTCGTCGCCGAGGCCGTCGCGCTCGGCGCGGACCTCATCGTCACCCACCACCCGTTGCTGCTCAAGGGGATCCACTCGGTGGCCACGACGACCGCCAAGGGCGCGACGATCACCGACCTGCTGGTCAACGACATCGCACTCTACTGCGCCCACACCAACGCCGACGTCGCGGATCCCGGTGTGGGACAGGCGCTCGCGGCCGCCTGCGGTCTCGTCGACACCGCGCCGCTCCAGATCGCCGAGGACCAGGAGCTCGGCCGGGTCGGTGACCTTCCTGAGCCGGTCAGCCTGCAGCAGCTGGCTTCCCGGCTGGCGGAGCGGCTGCCGGCGACGGCCGGTGGGATCCGGGTCAGCGGGCGGCCCGAGGCGCAGGTGCGCCGGGTGGCGGTCCTGGGTGGCGCGGGCGACAGCTCGTTCGGGGCCGTGCGACGCAGCGGCGCCGACGTCTACGTGACCGCGGACCTGCGGCACCACCCGGCCCTCGAGGCCCGCGAGGAGGCGCGAGCCGCCGCCCGCGCCGGCGGGCCGGGCACGCCATACCTCGTGGACGCGGGCCACTACGCGACGGAGTGGCTCTGGCTGCCGGGTCTGCGTGAGCGGCTCGCCGCCCGGCTCGGCGCCAGCGTGGACATCCGCCTGTCGACCGTCCGCACCGACCCGTGGGACTTCGTCGTCGGGGCCAGCGGCCCCGAGCACCACCGCCCTCAGAACCACCCCACCGACCATGGAGGTATGCCGTGA
- a CDS encoding zinc ribbon domain-containing protein: MKASPQMQARLLELVDLDTTLTQLAHRLRSLPELIDIARMEQAETALEEDVVRAQTELSDVRREVERAEAAVQLVRDRAARNRQRLEVGTGSAKDLQGLQHELESLARRQSVLEDEELEAMERAEQAEAAEAKALAARQAHRERLAELRAERDRKTGEIAAEHERVAGGREAITADLSEELLALYERLRAHSGTGAAPLQQRRCGGCRLEINAVDLGRIKAAPEDQVVRCEECGRILVRTPESGL; encoded by the coding sequence GTGAAGGCCTCGCCCCAGATGCAGGCGCGCCTGCTGGAGCTCGTCGACCTGGACACCACCCTGACCCAGCTCGCCCACCGGCTGCGCAGCCTGCCCGAGCTGATCGACATCGCCCGCATGGAGCAGGCCGAGACCGCGCTGGAGGAGGACGTGGTCCGCGCCCAGACCGAGCTGAGCGACGTGCGCCGCGAGGTCGAGCGGGCCGAGGCGGCGGTGCAGCTGGTGCGGGACCGGGCGGCCCGCAACCGACAACGCCTGGAGGTCGGGACGGGCAGCGCCAAGGACCTGCAGGGTCTGCAGCACGAGCTGGAGAGCCTGGCCCGTCGCCAGTCCGTGCTGGAGGACGAGGAGCTGGAGGCGATGGAGCGCGCCGAGCAGGCCGAGGCGGCCGAGGCCAAGGCCCTCGCCGCACGCCAGGCGCACCGTGAGCGGCTCGCCGAGCTGCGAGCCGAGCGGGACCGCAAGACCGGCGAGATCGCCGCAGAGCACGAGCGGGTCGCCGGTGGTCGTGAGGCGATCACCGCGGACCTGTCCGAGGAGCTGCTGGCGCTCTACGAGCGCCTGCGGGCTCACTCCGGCACCGGCGCGGCCCCGCTGCAGCAGCGCCGGTGCGGCGGCTGCCGGCTGGAGATCAACGCGGTCGACCTGGGCCGGATCAAGGCGGCCCCGGAGGACCAGGTGGTGCGCTGTGAGGAGTGCGGGCGCATCCTGGTCCGGACCCCGGAGTCCGGGCTGTGA
- a CDS encoding YaaA family protein encodes MLILLPPSESKAVRDRGAHLRWERLSAPELTGARREVATALAGVSDRIDAPIVLGVSANLAPEIALNTRLDSSPTLPARELYTGVLYDALDLATLDASESRRATARLRVVSALYGAVRLTDRVAPYRLSMGVNLPGVGPLAAFWRPHLAPVLHAAAGRGLVVDCRSSTYAAAWSPAGRLAERWVQVRVPGATHMAKHTRGLVSRSLCLDAADPRRPEELVDLLQPYHQVQLTPPERPGRPWVLDVTPT; translated from the coding sequence GTGCTGATCCTGCTGCCGCCGTCCGAGTCCAAGGCCGTCCGTGACCGGGGCGCACACCTGCGGTGGGAGCGGCTCTCGGCGCCGGAGCTGACCGGCGCGCGACGTGAGGTGGCCACGGCGCTGGCCGGGGTCAGCGACCGGATCGATGCGCCGATCGTGCTGGGCGTGAGCGCGAACCTCGCGCCGGAGATCGCGCTGAACACCCGGCTCGACTCCTCCCCGACCCTGCCCGCCCGGGAGCTCTACACCGGGGTGCTCTACGACGCGCTCGACCTCGCCACCCTCGACGCCTCGGAGAGCCGGCGGGCGACGGCGCGCCTCCGGGTCGTCTCCGCCCTCTACGGCGCGGTCCGGCTGACCGACCGGGTGGCGCCCTACCGGCTGTCGATGGGGGTGAACCTGCCGGGCGTCGGTCCGCTCGCGGCGTTCTGGCGACCCCACCTGGCCCCCGTGCTGCACGCGGCGGCCGGACGCGGGCTGGTGGTGGACTGCCGTTCCAGCACGTATGCCGCGGCCTGGTCTCCCGCCGGACGGCTGGCCGAGCGCTGGGTGCAGGTGCGCGTCCCCGGCGCCACCCACATGGCCAAGCACACGCGTGGTCTGGTCTCCCGGTCCCTGTGCCTGGACGCGGCCGACCCACGCCGTCCGGAGGAGCTGGTCGACCTGCTCCAGCCGTACCACCAGGTCCAGCTCACCCCTCCCGAGCGTCCCGGGCGTCCGTGGGTGCTCGACGTCACGCCTACCTGA
- a CDS encoding bifunctional RNase H/acid phosphatase, whose protein sequence is MRRALVVEADGGSRGNPGVAGYGALVRDARTSTVLAERAAPLGTASNNVAEYTGLIEGLRAVLDLGLAPEATVEVRMDSKLVVEQMTGRWKIKHADMRRLALEARQLVDAIQRQGGTVSFTWIPRERNGAADALSNDGMDGLTVRRDHVQPADRAEKGSGDALRGSGDAGGSAARAGKGGGGRDGEAEGPWSLFDEPDGERPTAGGGTAYQERQEVRSTAGEQRAPVADLVLSDETVPVLEGQTRLVLVRHGVTDYTQEHRVDGRGGSDPSLNSTGTAQARAAAQAVRRLVERSEPGPVSVVSSSLQRARQTGQAIADALGVRREEDRDWDEQGFGDWDGRTMGQLAEEYGEDLRALRSDAEYKRPGGESRRELDERVADALGRAVRRGGTVVVATHRVALMSVLCRLLGIDHERGWSLATAPASLSAVEIWPDGVAQVAFVNDTHHLYDPVPARDHDASVTIVDSSLD, encoded by the coding sequence CTGCGCCGCGCGCTGGTCGTCGAGGCCGACGGCGGGAGCCGCGGCAACCCGGGCGTGGCTGGGTACGGCGCGCTGGTGCGCGATGCCCGGACGAGCACCGTGCTGGCTGAGCGGGCAGCGCCGCTGGGCACCGCGTCCAACAACGTCGCGGAGTACACCGGGCTGATCGAGGGCCTGCGGGCGGTGCTCGACCTCGGCCTGGCGCCTGAGGCGACCGTCGAGGTGCGGATGGACTCCAAGCTCGTCGTCGAGCAGATGACCGGCCGCTGGAAGATCAAGCACGCCGACATGCGTCGTCTCGCGCTGGAGGCCCGTCAGCTGGTCGACGCCATCCAGCGCCAGGGCGGAACCGTCTCGTTCACCTGGATCCCGCGGGAGCGCAACGGCGCGGCCGACGCGCTGTCCAACGACGGGATGGACGGGTTGACGGTCCGGCGCGACCACGTCCAGCCCGCTGACCGGGCCGAGAAAGGGTCCGGGGACGCACTGAGAGGGTCTGGGGATGCCGGGGGGTCCGCAGCACGGGCCGGGAAGGGCGGTGGCGGCCGGGACGGCGAGGCCGAGGGACCCTGGTCGCTCTTCGACGAGCCGGACGGGGAGCGACCGACCGCGGGCGGGGGCACGGCATACCAGGAGAGGCAGGAGGTCCGGTCCACCGCGGGTGAGCAGCGGGCGCCGGTGGCCGACCTGGTGCTCTCCGACGAGACCGTGCCCGTGCTCGAGGGGCAGACCCGGCTGGTCCTGGTCCGCCACGGCGTCACCGACTACACCCAGGAGCACCGCGTGGACGGCCGCGGGGGCTCCGACCCGTCCCTGAACAGCACCGGGACGGCGCAGGCCCGCGCCGCCGCCCAGGCCGTGCGGCGTCTCGTCGAGCGGTCCGAGCCGGGGCCGGTGAGCGTGGTCAGCTCCTCGCTGCAGCGCGCGCGGCAGACGGGGCAGGCGATCGCAGACGCGCTCGGGGTGAGGCGCGAGGAGGACCGCGACTGGGACGAGCAGGGCTTCGGGGACTGGGACGGCCGGACGATGGGCCAGCTCGCCGAGGAGTACGGCGAGGATCTGCGCGCGCTGCGCTCGGACGCGGAGTACAAGCGGCCGGGCGGTGAGTCGCGCCGTGAGCTGGACGAGCGTGTCGCCGACGCGCTGGGGCGAGCGGTCCGCCGGGGCGGGACCGTCGTGGTCGCCACGCACCGGGTGGCGCTGATGTCGGTGCTGTGCCGGCTGCTGGGGATCGACCACGAGCGCGGCTGGTCGCTGGCCACCGCGCCCGCCTCGCTGAGCGCGGTGGAGATCTGGCCCGATGGCGTGGCCCAGGTCGCCTTCGTCAACGACACCCACCACCTGTACGACCCGGTGCCCGCGCGTGACCATGACGCCTCCGTGACGATCGTCGACTCCTCCCTGGACTGA
- a CDS encoding class I SAM-dependent methyltransferase: MTGARCTGVDLSPVSLDIARELADRAGQAIRYVEANVLEAAAAVGEQVDLVYTSTGTICWVQDLWTWGRQVAALLRPGGTFFFRDSHPSANSLADHEPRLLAPGYRYFPLPAGQALTYADGMTYTDGDRSLITQPRNYEWPHSVSEVLMALVRAGLVIIEVDEQDDLPWPLHPAMTAEGEAYVLPAPWREQVPMAWSVVARKPASADLPGERARSGGNRAPGRAESCARSGRVMRPVGESRAPGRGESCARSGRVVRSVR; encoded by the coding sequence ATGACCGGTGCGCGCTGCACCGGGGTCGACCTGTCGCCCGTCTCGCTGGACATCGCCCGCGAGCTCGCCGACCGGGCCGGCCAAGCTATCCGGTATGTCGAGGCCAACGTCCTCGAGGCGGCCGCGGCGGTGGGAGAGCAGGTGGACCTGGTCTACACCTCGACGGGCACGATCTGCTGGGTCCAGGACCTGTGGACCTGGGGCCGACAGGTGGCGGCCCTGCTGCGGCCGGGCGGCACGTTCTTCTTCCGGGACTCGCACCCGTCGGCCAATTCCCTCGCCGATCACGAGCCCCGCCTCCTGGCGCCCGGGTACCGGTACTTCCCGCTGCCGGCCGGCCAGGCCCTGACCTATGCCGACGGTATGACATACACCGACGGCGACCGGAGCCTGATCACCCAGCCCCGGAACTACGAGTGGCCGCACTCGGTCAGTGAGGTGCTGATGGCACTCGTCCGGGCCGGGTTGGTCATCATCGAGGTCGACGAGCAGGACGACCTTCCGTGGCCGCTGCACCCGGCGATGACCGCAGAAGGGGAGGCGTACGTCCTGCCTGCCCCCTGGCGGGAACAGGTGCCGATGGCCTGGTCGGTGGTCGCCCGCAAGCCGGCCTCGGCTGATCTCCCGGGTGAGCGCGCCCGGTCTGGGGGGAATCGTGCGCCCGGTCGGGCAGAGTCATGCGCCCGGTCGGGGAGAGTCATGCGCCCGGTCGGGGAGAGTCGTGCGCCCGGTCGGGGAGAGTCGTGCGCCCGGTCGGGGAGAGTCGTGCGCTCGGTCAGGTAG
- the aceE gene encoding pyruvate dehydrogenase (acetyl-transferring), homodimeric type, with translation MALERPIGPILNGLPNQVPDTDPEETQEWLESLDAAIETGGRQRARYLMLRMLERARDSQVGLPSVTTTDYINTISPEQEPWFPGDEDMERRYRAWMRWNAAVMVHRAQHPDISVGGHISTYASQATLWEVGFNHFWRGRDHEGGGDQIFFQGHASPGIYARAYLEGRLSEADLDAFRQEKSKAREGVTVLPSYPHPRSMPEFWQFPTVSMGLGPMNAIYQAAFNKYLHNRGLKDTSQQQVWAFLGDGEMDEPESRGLLHVAANDELDNLTFVVNCNLQRLDGPVRGNGKIVQELESQFRGAGWNVIKVLWGRGWDNLLAKDASGALINLMNTTPDGDFQTYRANDGAWIRDHFFGRDPRTKELVKDWSDDDIWWKLKRGGHDYRKVFAAYQAAMNHTGQPTVILAHTIKGYSLGTHFAGRNATHQMKKMTLEDLKGFRDSLRIPITDEQLEADPYAPPYYHPGEDDEAIQYLKERRRQLGGYLPERRPSDARLPLPDEKIYDVAKKGSGKQNVATTMALVRIFKEWMRDKEFGKHLVPIIPDEARTFGMDSFFPTAKIYNVHGQNYTSVDADLMLAYKESESGQIWHVGINEAGSVAGLTAAGTSYDTQGVPMVPFYIFYSMFGFQRTGDSIWAAADQLTRGFMIGATAGRTTLAGEGLQHADGHSLLLASSNPAIRAYDPAYAYELAHILPDALRVMYGEDPQDVIYYLTVYNEPMKQPAEPDDVDVEGILAGMHKISGMQPAEEGKHVRLLASGVGVPWALEAQELLEQDWGVSSDVWSVTSWNELRREAMACDRDAFLDPQSERRVPYVTRRLSEGTGPVVATSDWMRAVQDQIAPWVPEDYYALGADGFGFADTRPAARRFFHIDGPSMAVKALQMLADRGEIDPQVPVQAAERYRLMDVNAGTSGTAGGDA, from the coding sequence ATGGCACTGGAGCGCCCCATCGGCCCTATTCTCAATGGGCTGCCGAACCAGGTCCCGGACACCGACCCCGAGGAGACTCAGGAGTGGCTGGAGTCCCTGGACGCAGCGATCGAGACGGGGGGTCGCCAGCGTGCGCGCTACCTGATGCTGCGGATGCTGGAGCGCGCCCGCGACTCCCAGGTCGGGCTCCCCTCGGTCACCACCACCGACTACATCAACACCATCTCGCCCGAGCAGGAGCCATGGTTCCCCGGTGACGAGGACATGGAGCGCCGCTACCGCGCGTGGATGCGCTGGAACGCAGCGGTCATGGTGCACCGGGCGCAGCACCCCGACATCTCGGTCGGCGGGCACATCTCCACCTACGCCTCCCAGGCCACCCTGTGGGAGGTCGGCTTCAACCACTTCTGGCGGGGCCGCGACCACGAGGGCGGCGGCGACCAGATCTTCTTCCAGGGTCACGCCTCCCCCGGCATCTACGCCCGCGCCTACCTCGAGGGCCGGCTGAGCGAGGCCGACCTGGACGCCTTCCGTCAGGAGAAGAGCAAGGCGCGCGAGGGCGTGACGGTCCTCCCGTCCTACCCGCACCCCCGCTCGATGCCGGAGTTCTGGCAGTTCCCCACCGTGTCGATGGGGCTGGGCCCGATGAACGCCATCTACCAGGCGGCGTTCAACAAGTACCTGCACAACCGGGGGCTGAAGGACACCAGCCAGCAGCAGGTATGGGCGTTCCTCGGCGACGGCGAGATGGACGAGCCGGAGTCGCGGGGGCTGCTGCACGTGGCCGCGAACGACGAGCTGGACAACCTGACCTTCGTCGTCAACTGCAACCTGCAGCGTCTGGACGGCCCGGTCCGCGGCAACGGCAAGATCGTGCAGGAGCTGGAGAGCCAGTTCCGCGGTGCCGGGTGGAACGTCATCAAGGTGCTGTGGGGCCGCGGCTGGGACAACCTGCTGGCCAAGGACGCCAGCGGGGCGCTGATCAACCTGATGAACACCACCCCCGACGGCGACTTCCAGACCTACCGGGCCAACGACGGCGCCTGGATCCGGGACCACTTCTTCGGCCGCGACCCGCGGACCAAGGAGCTGGTCAAGGACTGGAGCGATGACGACATCTGGTGGAAGCTCAAGCGCGGCGGCCACGACTACCGCAAGGTCTTCGCCGCCTACCAGGCCGCGATGAACCACACCGGCCAGCCGACGGTCATCCTGGCGCACACCATCAAGGGCTACTCCCTCGGCACCCACTTCGCCGGGCGCAACGCGACGCACCAGATGAAGAAGATGACGCTGGAGGACCTCAAGGGCTTCCGCGACAGCCTGCGGATCCCGATCACCGACGAGCAGCTGGAGGCCGACCCGTACGCCCCGCCCTACTACCACCCGGGGGAGGACGACGAGGCGATCCAGTACCTGAAGGAACGGCGGCGCCAGCTGGGCGGCTACCTGCCCGAGCGCCGGCCCAGCGACGCACGGCTGCCGCTGCCGGACGAGAAGATCTACGACGTCGCCAAGAAGGGTTCCGGCAAGCAGAACGTCGCCACCACGATGGCCCTGGTCCGCATCTTCAAGGAGTGGATGCGCGACAAGGAGTTCGGCAAGCACCTGGTGCCGATCATCCCCGACGAGGCCCGCACCTTCGGCATGGACAGCTTCTTCCCCACGGCGAAGATCTACAACGTCCACGGGCAGAACTACACCTCCGTCGACGCGGACCTGATGCTGGCCTACAAGGAGTCGGAGTCCGGCCAGATCTGGCACGTCGGGATCAACGAGGCCGGCTCGGTCGCGGGTCTGACCGCGGCGGGCACCTCGTACGACACCCAGGGCGTGCCGATGGTGCCGTTCTACATCTTCTACTCGATGTTCGGCTTCCAGCGCACCGGCGACAGCATCTGGGCCGCAGCCGACCAGCTGACGCGCGGCTTCATGATCGGCGCCACCGCGGGCCGCACGACCCTGGCCGGTGAGGGCCTGCAGCACGCGGACGGGCACTCGCTGCTGCTGGCCTCGTCCAACCCCGCGATCCGCGCCTACGACCCCGCCTACGCCTACGAGCTGGCCCACATCCTGCCCGATGCGCTGAGGGTGATGTACGGCGAGGACCCGCAGGACGTCATCTACTACCTCACCGTCTACAACGAGCCGATGAAGCAGCCGGCCGAGCCGGACGACGTGGACGTGGAGGGGATCCTGGCGGGCATGCACAAGATCTCCGGTATGCAGCCCGCCGAGGAGGGCAAGCACGTGCGCCTGCTCGCCTCGGGCGTGGGTGTGCCGTGGGCCCTGGAGGCGCAGGAGCTGCTCGAGCAGGACTGGGGAGTGTCCTCCGACGTGTGGTCGGTCACCTCCTGGAACGAGCTGCGCCGCGAGGCGATGGCCTGCGACCGCGACGCCTTCCTGGACCCGCAGTCCGAGCGTCGCGTGCCCTACGTCACCCGGCGGCTGTCCGAGGGCACCGGCCCGGTGGTGGCCACCAGCGACTGGATGCGTGCCGTCCAGGACCAGATCGCCCCCTGGGTGCCCGAGGACTACTACGCGCTGGGCGCGGACGGCTTCGGCTTCGCCGACACCCGCCCCGCGGCCCGCCGGTTCTTCCACATCGACGGCCCGTCGATGGCGGTCAAGGCTCTGCAGATGCTGGCCGACCGCGGCGAGATCGACCCGCAGGTGCCGGTGCAGGCCGCCGAGCGTTACCGCCTGATGGACGTCAACGCCGGCACCTCCGGCACCGCGGGCGGCGACGCCTGA